Proteins encoded by one window of Acidipropionibacterium virtanenii:
- a CDS encoding class F sortase, producing the protein MSQNPRPEQHTGRSAAARVIGIILAIVLIAAVGVMAWQQTQTRDVPRQATTSRSAPATAATTASPTPSRAATPSPTAAVPAGCMASQRPITPSTMKIDRMKVSSPVLSLGLDADNAAAAPPKNEPRTVAWYNRGPRPGSAKGKVVLSIHTYHTGGALGNELAQADSGLTKGDLIRMADSSGHQACYRYDHRIKVKVTDYDPESDIIYADSGAPMLAIVICWDYDASRSDWDSRFVFYATPVTA; encoded by the coding sequence ATGAGCCAGAACCCCCGCCCCGAGCAGCACACCGGTCGTTCAGCGGCGGCACGGGTCATCGGCATCATCCTGGCGATCGTGCTCATCGCCGCGGTCGGGGTCATGGCCTGGCAGCAGACGCAGACTCGCGACGTCCCCCGGCAGGCCACCACCAGCCGGTCAGCACCTGCGACGGCGGCCACCACCGCATCTCCCACGCCGAGCCGTGCCGCCACGCCCAGCCCGACGGCGGCCGTCCCGGCAGGTTGCATGGCGTCCCAGCGGCCCATCACCCCGTCCACCATGAAGATCGATCGTATGAAGGTGTCGAGCCCGGTGCTCTCACTCGGGCTGGACGCCGACAACGCCGCGGCCGCACCGCCCAAGAATGAGCCGCGCACCGTCGCCTGGTACAACCGCGGCCCCCGGCCCGGCAGCGCCAAGGGCAAGGTCGTGCTGTCGATCCACACGTACCACACCGGCGGGGCTCTGGGGAATGAGCTCGCCCAGGCCGACAGCGGGCTCACCAAGGGTGACCTGATCCGCATGGCGGACTCCTCCGGCCACCAGGCGTGCTACCGCTACGACCACCGCATCAAGGTCAAGGTCACGGACTACGATCCTGAGTCCGACATCATCTATGCCGACTCCGGGGCCCCGATGCTCGCCATCGTCATCTGCTGGGACTACGACGCCTCGCGCAGCGACTGGGACTCGCGTTTCGTCTTCTACGCGACACCCGTGACGGCGTGA
- a CDS encoding RluA family pseudouridine synthase: MSVLLVPDGLDGARVDAAAARMTGVSRSRISDLVDEGKVLLQGEAVRRASTRVRHGQMLEVDLSDPVRTASVTPRLVEGMGIVHDDADIVVVDKPAGVAAHPSLGWDGPSVVEHLAAAGFSISTSGAAERRGIVQRLDVGTSGLMVVAKSELAYTLLKRAFRERTVDKIYLALVQGHPDPFDGTIDAPIGRHPGHDWKMAVVDGGRHSVTHYETIEAFRSTTLLRIHLETGRTHQIRVHMSAVRHPCCGDPLYGCDPLMARDLGLDRQWLHASRLSFDHPGTGERVSFTSPLPPDLSHALDVASGPDGFDATELL; this comes from the coding sequence ATGAGCGTCCTGCTGGTTCCCGACGGGCTGGACGGAGCCCGGGTGGACGCCGCCGCGGCGCGCATGACGGGCGTGTCCCGGTCCCGGATCTCCGATCTCGTGGATGAGGGCAAGGTCCTCCTCCAGGGAGAAGCGGTGCGCAGGGCGTCGACACGGGTGCGTCACGGGCAGATGCTGGAGGTCGATCTCTCTGATCCGGTACGGACGGCCTCGGTCACCCCCCGGCTCGTCGAGGGGATGGGCATCGTCCATGACGACGCCGACATCGTCGTCGTGGACAAGCCTGCCGGGGTGGCCGCCCACCCCTCCCTGGGGTGGGACGGTCCCAGTGTGGTCGAGCATCTGGCGGCGGCCGGATTCTCGATCTCGACCAGCGGCGCGGCCGAGCGCCGGGGGATCGTCCAGAGGCTCGACGTCGGCACCTCGGGCCTCATGGTGGTGGCAAAGAGCGAGCTCGCCTACACACTGCTCAAGCGGGCCTTCCGCGAACGGACGGTCGACAAGATCTATCTGGCGCTGGTGCAAGGCCATCCCGATCCCTTCGACGGGACCATCGACGCCCCCATCGGAAGGCATCCCGGCCATGACTGGAAGATGGCGGTCGTCGACGGCGGTCGGCACTCGGTGACCCACTACGAGACGATCGAGGCGTTCCGCTCGACCACCCTGCTGCGCATCCATCTGGAGACCGGGCGGACTCACCAGATCCGGGTGCACATGTCGGCGGTGCGCCACCCGTGCTGCGGTGATCCGCTGTACGGCTGCGATCCGTTGATGGCCCGTGATCTGGGCCTGGACCGCCAGTGGTTGCACGCCAGCCGCCTGTCCTTCGATCATCCGGGGACCGGAGAGCGGGTGAGCTTCACCAGTCCGCTGCCACCCGATCTCTCCCACGCCCTGGATGTCGCATCGGGCCCGGACGGCTTCGACGCCACGGAGCTGCTCTGA
- the pyk gene encoding pyruvate kinase — protein MRRAKIVNTLGPAVESHDGIKELIEAGMNVARLNMSHGDYSEHQNRLDLVRSVSAELGANVAALADLQGPKIRTGVFAKAEGESNGRIVLKKGDRFTITTDDIIGDQERVSTTFKGLPGDCHAGDIILIDDGNIQLEVESVTATDVNCVCTVPGPVSDHKGINLPGVPVSLPAMTEKDEENLRWALGVGIDLIALSFVRHGNDIDRVHQIMDEEGRRVPVIAKLEKPQAIENLDSIVNNFDAVMVARGDMAVECPLEEVPLIQKTIIEKARLQAKPVIVATQMLESMIHAPRPTRAEAADVANAILDGADGVMTSAETSVGDYPGETVRTMAKIVESTEAHGLDKIASIAWDPHTTGGIISKAATEVAERAQARYLVSFTKSGDTARRLSRLRPATPMLVFTPDETTTKTLAWTWGAQAVVTPVFKSSEELYRWVNAYLRDNSLVAVGERIVVVSGSPMDVPGKTNDLRVLRIKED, from the coding sequence GTGCGTAGAGCGAAGATTGTGAATACACTAGGGCCCGCTGTTGAGAGCCACGACGGAATCAAGGAACTTATCGAGGCGGGCATGAATGTCGCCCGCCTCAACATGAGCCACGGGGACTACTCCGAACACCAGAATCGTCTCGACCTCGTGCGTTCGGTGAGCGCAGAGCTCGGAGCCAATGTGGCCGCCCTGGCCGACCTCCAGGGACCGAAGATCCGCACCGGGGTCTTCGCCAAGGCCGAGGGAGAGTCCAACGGCAGGATCGTCCTCAAGAAGGGCGACAGGTTCACCATCACCACCGACGACATCATCGGTGACCAGGAGCGCGTCTCCACGACCTTCAAGGGTCTGCCCGGTGACTGCCATGCCGGCGACATCATTCTGATCGACGACGGCAACATTCAGCTCGAGGTCGAGTCGGTGACCGCCACCGACGTCAACTGCGTCTGCACGGTGCCCGGCCCGGTCTCCGACCACAAGGGCATCAACCTTCCCGGCGTCCCCGTCTCCCTGCCGGCGATGACCGAGAAGGATGAGGAGAACCTCCGCTGGGCGCTGGGCGTCGGCATCGACCTGATCGCCCTGTCCTTCGTCCGCCACGGCAATGACATCGACCGCGTCCACCAGATCATGGACGAGGAGGGCCGCCGGGTCCCGGTCATCGCCAAGCTGGAGAAGCCGCAGGCGATTGAGAATCTCGACTCCATCGTCAACAACTTCGACGCCGTGATGGTCGCCCGCGGCGACATGGCCGTCGAGTGCCCGCTGGAGGAGGTCCCCCTCATCCAGAAGACCATCATCGAGAAGGCCCGCCTGCAGGCCAAGCCCGTGATCGTCGCCACCCAGATGCTCGAGTCGATGATCCACGCCCCGCGCCCGACGCGCGCCGAGGCGGCCGACGTCGCCAACGCGATCCTGGACGGCGCCGACGGCGTCATGACCTCGGCGGAGACCTCCGTGGGTGACTACCCGGGCGAGACTGTCCGCACGATGGCCAAGATCGTCGAGTCCACCGAGGCCCACGGCCTCGACAAGATCGCCTCGATCGCCTGGGACCCCCATACCACCGGCGGCATCATCTCGAAGGCCGCGACCGAGGTCGCCGAGCGCGCACAGGCCAGGTACCTGGTGTCCTTCACCAAGTCCGGCGACACGGCTCGCCGCCTGTCGCGGCTGCGCCCCGCGACCCCGATGCTCGTCTTCACCCCCGACGAGACGACCACCAAGACCCTCGCCTGGACCTGGGGCGCCCAGGCCGTCGTGACCCCTGTGTTCAAGAGCTCCGAGGAGCTCTACAGGTGGGTCAACGCCTACCTGCGCGACAACAGCCTGGTCGCCGTCGGCGAGCGCATCGTGGTGGTCTCCGGATCCCCGATGGATGTTCCCGGCAAGACCAATGACCTCAGGGTGCTGAGGATCAAGGAGGACTGA
- the polA gene encoding DNA polymerase I, giving the protein MSESRPTLLILDGHSMAFRAFFALPVENFTTSTGQHTNAVYGFVSMLVNLLRDEQPSHVAVAFDLAGGTFRTEQYSDYKGGRAAIPPEFPGQIDLIKEVLDTLNIPHIEKPDYEADDILATMATRATRKGMRTLIVSGDRDAIQLVDEDVTLLYPRKGVSDLLRLTPDAVEEKYLVRPERYPELAALVGESADNLPGVPGVGPKTAAKWLAAHDGLENLIRQADSVKGKAGQSFREHLDDVRRNRRLNALIRDLDLDATVDDLGHRSWNREGTRALFEALEFRGLWDRVQALESTGDEPAQAATIHVDGRVLTGGELGDWLKEHRRSRIGIDVTGSWAAGSGEVTGIALGTQDGAARWFDPVEVGVDDDRALAVWLADPTAAKAMHAAKGPIEALAARGWEIAGLTCDTELAAYLLRPDRRSYPLDELVGLHLEAELSSPAEASGQAMLDFDEDGSAQSAESMARAVAVARLATVMETELDQYGELDLLHDLEVPVQTSLVAMERAGIAIDADVLDALRSEFDGRVSGAQQQAWEVIGQEVNLGSPKQLQKVLFDELDMPKTRRTKSGYTTDADALAGLFEKTQHPFLAHLLEHRDAIRLRQTVDGLLKSVSDDGRIHTTYQQTVAATGRLSSTEPNLQNIPMRTEEGRRIREGFVVGDGYEALMSADYSQIEMRIMAHVSGDDSLIEAFRSGLDVHTVTASHVFGVDPAAVSVAQRSKIKAMNYGLAYGLSAFGLSQQLKVPVPEARALMDDYFDRFGKVRDYLTGVVATARKDGFTSTLMGRRRYLPDLNSSNRQRREMAERAALNAPIQGTAADLIKAAMLATDAGLAAKGLSSRVLLQVHDELILELAAGEEAAVREVVTEAMGHAMDLSVPLTVSIGVGRSWFGAAH; this is encoded by the coding sequence ATGAGCGAATCCCGGCCGACCCTGTTGATTCTCGACGGTCATTCGATGGCCTTCCGGGCGTTCTTCGCCCTGCCGGTGGAGAATTTCACCACCAGTACCGGCCAGCACACCAACGCCGTGTACGGATTCGTCTCGATGCTGGTCAACCTGCTTCGCGACGAGCAACCCAGCCACGTCGCGGTCGCCTTCGACCTGGCCGGCGGCACCTTCCGCACCGAGCAGTACTCCGACTACAAGGGAGGCCGGGCGGCGATCCCGCCGGAGTTCCCGGGACAGATCGACCTCATCAAAGAGGTCCTGGACACCCTCAACATCCCCCACATCGAGAAGCCCGACTACGAGGCCGACGACATCCTCGCCACCATGGCGACCCGGGCCACTCGCAAGGGCATGCGCACCCTCATCGTCTCGGGAGACCGCGACGCCATCCAGCTCGTCGACGAAGACGTCACCCTGCTGTACCCCCGGAAGGGGGTCTCGGACCTCCTCCGGCTGACCCCCGATGCGGTGGAGGAGAAGTACCTGGTGCGCCCCGAGCGGTACCCGGAGCTCGCGGCGCTGGTGGGGGAGAGCGCCGACAACCTGCCCGGTGTGCCCGGCGTCGGCCCCAAGACGGCGGCCAAGTGGTTGGCCGCCCACGACGGCCTGGAGAACCTCATCCGTCAGGCCGACTCGGTCAAGGGCAAGGCGGGTCAGTCCTTCCGCGAGCACCTGGACGACGTGAGGCGCAACCGCCGTCTCAACGCCCTGATCCGCGACCTGGATCTCGACGCCACGGTCGACGACCTCGGGCACCGGTCGTGGAATCGCGAGGGCACCAGGGCGCTCTTCGAGGCCCTGGAATTCCGAGGGCTGTGGGACCGCGTCCAGGCGCTGGAGTCGACCGGCGACGAGCCCGCCCAGGCGGCGACCATCCACGTCGACGGCCGAGTGCTGACCGGGGGCGAGCTCGGCGACTGGCTCAAGGAGCATCGCCGCAGCCGGATCGGCATCGACGTCACCGGCAGCTGGGCAGCCGGCTCGGGGGAGGTGACGGGGATCGCGCTGGGGACCCAGGACGGTGCCGCGCGCTGGTTCGACCCGGTGGAGGTGGGCGTTGACGATGACCGGGCGCTGGCGGTCTGGCTCGCCGATCCCACCGCCGCCAAAGCCATGCACGCCGCCAAGGGACCGATCGAGGCGCTGGCGGCGCGCGGTTGGGAGATCGCAGGACTGACCTGTGACACCGAGCTGGCCGCCTATCTGCTGCGCCCGGACCGGCGCTCCTACCCGCTGGACGAGCTTGTCGGTCTGCATCTGGAGGCCGAGCTGAGCTCGCCGGCGGAGGCCTCCGGGCAGGCCATGCTCGACTTCGACGAGGACGGCTCCGCCCAGTCGGCCGAGTCCATGGCCCGGGCCGTGGCGGTCGCCCGGCTGGCCACCGTCATGGAGACCGAACTGGATCAGTACGGCGAGCTCGATCTGCTTCACGACCTCGAGGTGCCCGTCCAGACCTCGCTGGTGGCCATGGAGCGCGCCGGGATCGCCATCGATGCGGACGTGCTGGACGCACTGCGCTCCGAATTCGACGGGCGGGTGAGCGGCGCCCAGCAGCAGGCCTGGGAGGTGATCGGCCAGGAGGTGAACCTCGGATCCCCCAAGCAGCTCCAGAAGGTGCTTTTCGACGAGCTCGACATGCCGAAGACCCGCCGCACCAAGTCCGGCTACACCACCGACGCCGACGCACTGGCCGGGCTCTTCGAGAAGACCCAGCACCCCTTCCTGGCCCACCTGCTGGAGCACCGGGACGCCATTCGCCTGCGCCAGACCGTCGACGGGCTGCTCAAGAGCGTCTCGGACGACGGGCGCATCCACACCACCTACCAGCAGACCGTCGCCGCCACCGGTCGGCTGTCGAGCACAGAGCCGAACCTCCAGAACATCCCGATGCGGACCGAGGAGGGAAGACGGATCCGCGAGGGATTCGTCGTCGGAGACGGCTACGAGGCGCTGATGAGCGCCGACTACTCCCAGATCGAGATGCGGATCATGGCCCATGTCTCCGGGGACGACTCCCTCATCGAGGCGTTCCGATCCGGACTCGACGTGCACACGGTGACCGCCTCCCACGTCTTCGGCGTCGATCCGGCCGCCGTCAGCGTCGCCCAGCGCTCGAAGATCAAGGCGATGAACTACGGGCTGGCCTACGGCCTGAGCGCCTTCGGCCTGTCCCAGCAGCTCAAGGTGCCGGTGCCTGAGGCGCGAGCCCTCATGGACGACTACTTCGACCGCTTCGGGAAGGTGCGCGACTACCTCACAGGTGTGGTGGCGACGGCCCGGAAGGACGGCTTCACCTCCACCCTGATGGGACGCCGACGTTACCTTCCCGATCTCAACTCCTCGAACCGACAGCGCCGGGAGATGGCCGAGCGGGCCGCTCTCAACGCCCCGATCCAGGGCACCGCGGCGGATCTCATCAAGGCGGCGATGCTGGCCACCGACGCCGGCCTGGCAGCCAAGGGGCTGTCGTCGCGAGTGCTGCTCCAGGTCCATGACGAACTCATCCTGGAACTGGCCGCAGGGGAGGAGGCCGCGGTGCGCGAGGTCGTCACCGAGGCCATGGGGCACGCCATGGACCTGTCGGTCCCGCTGACGGTCTCGATCGGCGTCGGCCGGTCCTGGTTCGGGGCTGCCCACTGA
- the cobF gene encoding precorrin-6A synthase (deacetylating), whose translation MASQLKLIGIGAGNPEWVTGAAARAVRELDVLFVVIKEKELDEFVEVRRQIVEEHRSAPLRTVELHDPPRPWRSTPDYPAAVRTWRQQRLQQWSDAVAAEIGEGQAGGFLVWGDPSLYESTLAIVKELVRVSDREIGVQVIPGISSVLALAAAHQIPLNRQGRAVVIEPARLLADGMPEGTDDVVAMLDGHQTFANIDPAGLDIYWGAYLGTADEILISGDLAAVREEILEVRAAAVARKGWIFDTYLIRRRI comes from the coding sequence ATGGCCTCTCAACTGAAACTCATCGGTATCGGTGCCGGGAACCCCGAATGGGTGACCGGGGCCGCTGCCCGCGCCGTCCGCGAGCTGGACGTGCTCTTCGTGGTGATCAAGGAGAAGGAGCTCGACGAGTTCGTCGAGGTCCGCCGGCAGATCGTCGAGGAGCACCGTAGCGCCCCGTTGCGCACCGTGGAGCTGCACGACCCGCCCCGGCCGTGGCGCAGCACCCCGGACTACCCGGCGGCCGTGCGCACCTGGCGGCAGCAGAGGCTGCAGCAGTGGTCGGACGCCGTGGCCGCCGAGATCGGCGAGGGCCAGGCGGGCGGATTCCTGGTCTGGGGGGACCCCTCCCTCTACGAGAGCACCCTGGCGATCGTCAAGGAGCTCGTGCGGGTCAGCGACCGTGAGATCGGGGTGCAGGTGATCCCCGGCATCAGCAGTGTGCTGGCACTGGCGGCCGCACATCAGATCCCCCTGAACCGGCAGGGGCGTGCCGTCGTCATCGAACCCGCCCGACTGCTGGCCGACGGTATGCCGGAGGGGACCGACGACGTCGTGGCCATGCTCGACGGCCACCAGACCTTCGCGAACATCGACCCGGCGGGACTGGACATCTACTGGGGCGCCTACCTGGGCACCGCCGACGAGATCCTCATCAGCGGGGACCTGGCGGCCGTGCGCGAGGAGATCCTGGAGGTACGCGCCGCGGCGGTGGCCCGCAAGGGCTGGATCTTCGACACATACCTGATCAGGCGGCGCATCTGA
- a CDS encoding FAD-binding and (Fe-S)-binding domain-containing protein has translation MLRSDHSSMPGALVAELRQSLGQPAVTQDTLDLAAASVDASHYLLTPGALVRARSVSDVAAAMAAAKRHKVSLNFRSGGTSLSGQGLTSGLMVDTRRAFRGIQVLDAGKRVRVQPGATVQAVNTVLGRLGRKLGPDPASSVACTLGGVIADNSSGMSCGTVANTYKTLESMVIVLTSGTVVDTGDPDCEDTLAAAEPQLVETLLALRDQCRREDLATEIRHQFSMKNTMGYGINSFLDHDTPAQILQHLMIGSEGTLGFIASAVLRTLPIMPQISTALLHFPTLDDAARALPDLVASGVSVTELMDSASLELGRNDPRDGHVIPPSPGGHDAALLVEYHCPDADSRREAEERGNAVISGLELVNKPVFTDDPAVRGPIWNIRNGLYAKVAGTRPSGQTALLEDIAVPVESLAGVCGDLQGLFGEHGYPESIIFGHAKDGNIHFLVLEDFRSSKGLDRYETFTSDMAELVLGSHGTLKAEHGTGRIMAPFVERQYGPELYGVMKKVKETLDPAGTLNQGTIITDDEKLHLKDIKLTPTVQEEVDRCVECGYCEPVCPSRDLTLTPRQRIVVQRAIAQAQADGDEKLVAELREKEEYKVIQTCAVDGMCETNCPLQINTGDLVRRLRAEENPEVWQLGWDVVGKAWSPFVTVASGAMSAIRPIPAKATNVVTGAARAVLGKDRIPMVSDELPAGGKRRVPGHRGGQAGRPEVVYMPACVNTMFGSAVPQEETMQFAVIELLTAAGVGVTVPEGINTICCGTPWKSKGMTKGYANMRKRVVDIMRRATRDGELVVLSDAVSCSEGFVHELEYEGVTNIRVVDAVQYIADELLPAMPPLPKVHSAALHPTCSSTRMGWNDAIRRCAEAIAEEVVIADAWGCCGFAGDRGMLHPELTASATSREAAELQRRHFDLYLSANRTCEIGMQRATGKPWRHVLNVLAERMVEFAPA, from the coding sequence ATGCTTCGCAGTGATCACTCATCGATGCCCGGGGCCCTCGTCGCAGAGCTGCGGCAGTCCCTCGGCCAGCCCGCAGTCACCCAGGACACCCTCGACCTGGCGGCGGCCTCGGTCGACGCCTCCCACTACCTCCTGACCCCCGGGGCCCTGGTGCGCGCCCGTTCGGTCTCTGATGTGGCCGCGGCGATGGCTGCCGCGAAGCGGCACAAGGTCTCCCTCAATTTCCGTTCCGGCGGCACCAGCCTGTCCGGTCAGGGCCTCACCAGCGGCCTCATGGTCGACACCCGGCGGGCCTTCCGCGGCATCCAGGTGCTCGACGCCGGCAAGCGGGTGCGGGTCCAGCCCGGGGCGACCGTCCAGGCGGTCAACACCGTCCTGGGCCGGCTCGGCCGCAAACTCGGCCCCGATCCGGCCTCCTCGGTGGCCTGCACCCTGGGTGGTGTCATCGCCGACAACTCATCGGGTATGAGCTGCGGAACCGTGGCCAACACCTACAAGACCCTCGAGTCGATGGTCATCGTGCTCACCAGCGGCACCGTCGTCGACACCGGTGACCCCGACTGCGAGGACACCCTCGCCGCCGCCGAGCCCCAGCTCGTCGAGACCCTTCTGGCGCTGCGCGACCAGTGCCGCCGCGAGGATCTGGCCACCGAGATCCGCCACCAGTTCTCCATGAAGAACACCATGGGTTACGGGATCAACTCGTTCCTCGACCACGACACCCCGGCGCAGATCCTCCAGCACCTCATGATCGGCTCCGAGGGGACCTTGGGGTTCATCGCCTCGGCGGTCCTCCGGACGCTGCCGATCATGCCGCAGATCTCCACGGCCCTGCTGCACTTCCCCACCCTCGATGACGCCGCCAGGGCGCTGCCGGATCTGGTCGCCTCCGGCGTCTCCGTCACCGAGCTGATGGATTCGGCCTCACTGGAACTGGGCCGCAACGACCCCCGTGACGGTCACGTCATCCCACCGAGCCCCGGCGGCCACGACGCCGCCCTGCTCGTGGAGTACCACTGCCCCGACGCCGACTCGCGACGTGAGGCCGAGGAGCGCGGCAACGCCGTGATCTCCGGCCTCGAGCTGGTCAACAAGCCCGTGTTCACCGATGATCCGGCGGTCCGTGGCCCGATCTGGAACATCCGCAACGGCCTCTACGCCAAGGTGGCCGGCACCCGACCCTCCGGCCAGACGGCGCTGCTCGAGGACATCGCCGTTCCGGTCGAGAGCCTCGCCGGGGTCTGCGGCGACCTGCAGGGGCTGTTCGGCGAGCACGGGTACCCGGAGTCGATCATCTTCGGCCATGCCAAGGACGGCAACATCCATTTCCTGGTCCTGGAGGACTTCCGCAGCAGCAAGGGCCTGGACCGCTACGAGACCTTCACCTCCGACATGGCGGAGCTGGTTCTCGGTTCGCACGGGACCCTCAAGGCCGAGCACGGGACCGGGCGGATCATGGCCCCCTTCGTCGAGAGGCAGTACGGGCCGGAGCTCTACGGCGTCATGAAGAAGGTCAAAGAGACTCTCGATCCCGCCGGCACGCTCAACCAGGGCACCATCATCACCGACGACGAGAAGCTCCACCTCAAGGACATCAAGCTCACCCCCACCGTCCAGGAGGAGGTGGACCGCTGCGTCGAGTGCGGGTACTGCGAGCCGGTCTGCCCCAGCCGCGACCTCACCCTCACCCCGCGCCAGCGGATCGTCGTCCAGCGTGCGATCGCTCAGGCGCAGGCCGACGGGGACGAGAAGCTGGTGGCCGAACTCCGCGAGAAGGAGGAGTACAAGGTCATCCAGACCTGCGCCGTCGACGGCATGTGCGAGACGAACTGCCCCCTCCAGATCAACACCGGCGACCTTGTCCGCAGGCTGCGGGCCGAGGAGAACCCGGAGGTCTGGCAGCTCGGATGGGATGTCGTCGGCAAGGCGTGGAGCCCCTTCGTCACCGTGGCCAGCGGTGCGATGAGCGCCATCAGGCCGATCCCGGCGAAGGCCACCAATGTGGTCACCGGGGCGGCGCGGGCAGTGCTCGGCAAGGACCGCATCCCGATGGTCTCCGATGAGCTTCCGGCGGGCGGCAAGCGCCGGGTGCCCGGTCATCGTGGCGGCCAGGCGGGACGCCCGGAGGTGGTCTACATGCCGGCCTGCGTCAACACGATGTTCGGGTCGGCGGTGCCGCAGGAGGAGACGATGCAGTTCGCGGTGATCGAACTGCTCACCGCCGCGGGCGTCGGGGTGACCGTCCCCGAGGGGATCAACACGATCTGCTGCGGTACACCGTGGAAGTCCAAGGGCATGACGAAGGGCTACGCGAATATGCGCAAGCGCGTCGTCGACATCATGCGGCGGGCCACCCGCGACGGCGAGCTGGTCGTGCTGTCGGACGCCGTCAGCTGCTCCGAGGGCTTCGTCCATGAGCTCGAGTACGAGGGGGTCACCAACATCCGCGTGGTCGACGCCGTCCAGTACATCGCCGACGAACTGCTGCCCGCGATGCCGCCGCTGCCGAAGGTGCACTCCGCGGCCCTCCATCCGACCTGCTCGTCCACCCGGATGGGCTGGAACGATGCGATCCGCAGATGCGCCGAGGCGATCGCCGAGGAGGTCGTCATCGCAGACGCCTGGGGCTGCTGCGGATTCGCCGGTGACCGTGGGATGCTCCATCCGGAGTTGACCGCCTCGGCCACCTCCCGGGAGGCCGCCGAGCTGCAGCGCCGGCACTTCGACCTCTACCTGTCGGCCAACCGCACCTGCGAGATCGGAATGCAGCGGGCCACCGGCAAGCCGTGGCGTCATGTGCTGAATGTGCTGGCCGAGCGGATGGTCGAGTTCGCGCCCGCCTGA
- a CDS encoding ANTAR domain-containing response regulator, whose translation MSASEMQGSTAVGNTVNSDRSATGNGSAGESGDRPRVVVAEDEALIRLDLVELLEEQGYEVVGQAGDGEEAVALATELEPDLVVMDVKMPKMDGITAADKIAEDRICAVVMLTAFSQRDLIERAREAGAMAYVVKPFDASDVVPAIEIAMARFAEIRAVEDEVSDLEERLESRKVVDQAKGILQTTLGLSEPEAFRWIQKTAMDLRKSMRDVAQGVIAHDGGRDRSKR comes from the coding sequence TTGTCAGCGTCAGAGATGCAAGGAAGCACCGCCGTGGGTAACACAGTGAATTCCGACCGATCTGCAACCGGGAATGGCTCGGCAGGTGAATCAGGCGACCGCCCCAGGGTGGTCGTGGCTGAGGATGAGGCGCTGATCCGTCTCGACCTGGTCGAACTCCTCGAGGAGCAGGGCTACGAGGTCGTCGGGCAGGCAGGGGACGGTGAGGAAGCCGTCGCACTGGCCACCGAACTCGAGCCCGACCTCGTGGTGATGGACGTCAAGATGCCCAAGATGGACGGCATCACGGCGGCCGACAAGATCGCGGAGGACCGCATCTGCGCGGTCGTCATGCTCACGGCCTTCAGCCAGCGCGACCTCATCGAGCGGGCGCGTGAGGCGGGCGCGATGGCTTATGTCGTCAAGCCCTTCGACGCCTCCGACGTCGTGCCGGCCATCGAGATCGCGATGGCCAGGTTCGCCGAGATCAGGGCCGTCGAGGACGAGGTGAGCGATCTTGAGGAGCGACTCGAGTCGCGCAAGGTCGTCGACCAGGCCAAGGGGATTCTGCAGACCACTCTCGGCCTGTCCGAGCCCGAGGCCTTCCGCTGGATCCAGAAGACGGCGATGGACCTGCGCAAGTCGATGCGCGACGTGGCCCAGGGCGTCATCGCCCACGACGGGGGCCGGGACCGCTCCAAGCGCTGA
- a CDS encoding PaaI family thioesterase → MGYTTSDGVVLPDWLQGLVSPLDDKLGVAILELTAASCTVSAPLHGNTQPTGLWHGGASGVLVETAGSLAAMCHARQMGMGAVGVELSVSHLRAPRGDQMTAVSTALHLGRHATTHSVEIRDDLHRLCAVGRVSCQVIPLDHTDYH, encoded by the coding sequence ATGGGTTACACAACGTCAGACGGCGTGGTACTTCCGGACTGGCTGCAGGGCCTGGTCAGCCCCCTGGACGACAAGTTGGGGGTGGCGATCCTTGAGCTCACTGCCGCCAGTTGTACCGTCTCGGCTCCGCTGCACGGCAACACGCAGCCGACAGGCCTGTGGCACGGAGGTGCCTCAGGAGTGCTGGTCGAGACCGCCGGGTCACTGGCGGCGATGTGCCATGCGCGCCAGATGGGCATGGGTGCGGTGGGTGTCGAGTTGAGTGTCTCCCATCTGAGAGCACCGAGAGGAGACCAGATGACCGCGGTCTCGACCGCGCTCCACCTGGGCCGACACGCGACCACCCACTCGGTGGAGATCCGCGACGATCTCCACCGACTGTGCGCCGTCGGCCGGGTCAGCTGTCAGGTGATCCCCCTTGACCACACCGACTATCACTGA